One Petrotoga sp. 9PWA.NaAc.5.4 genomic window, TAAAATTTTTTAAAAATCTTTTCATCTAATTTCCCCTTTATTCCAGATTTACACGTGGATCAACTAACGTGTATATAAAGTCTATTAATAAATTTAAAACAATAATTAAGACCACAATAAATAAGATTATTCCCTGTATTACTGGATAATCTCTTTGGTTAACTGCTTGAAGTAATAGTCTTCCTATCCCAGGTAATGCAAACATATTTTCTATAACAATGCTTCCACCAAATAAAAATCCTAATTGTATTCCTGTAAAAGTAATTACAGGAATTAAAGCATTTCTAAACGCATGCTTAAAAATTACTTCGTCTTTTTTCAAACCTTTTGACAAGGCAACTTTAACGTAATCTTGTGACAAAGTTTCTATCATGCTTGTTCGCGTAATTCTTAGTATTTGAGCTGCTATCATCAAACCAAGAGTAAAAGAAGGAAGTAAAAAAATTTGTATGTTTTTTAAAGGATTTTGTAAAAATGGAACATATCCAAAAATCGAAAAATTTTTAGAATAAGTGGAAACAAGAACTATAAAAATTGTACCAATCCAAAAAGCAGGAGAAGATAGACCAATTAGTCCTAATACTTTTATTGTGCTATCTACAGGAGTATTCTTTTTTGTAGCTGAAACTATACCAAGAGGAATGCCTAAGATTATGCTGAATATTATCGATAACAAAG contains:
- a CDS encoding ABC transporter permease, translating into MSFTYFLRRLLLSIPTIFIVTIIVFTLVRLVPGDVVDIIIGTQNYLSEEQIQKMYEDFGLDKPLFTQYFIWIKSVLSGNLGISLRSGEDVADMILQRLPVTLELALLSIIFSIILGIPLGIVSATKKNTPVDSTIKVLGLIGLSSPAFWIGTIFIVLVSTYSKNFSIFGYVPFLQNPLKNIQIFLLPSFTLGLMIAAQILRITRTSMIETLSQDYVKVALSKGLKKDEVIFKHAFRNALIPVITFTGIQLGFLFGGSIVIENMFALPGIGRLLLQAVNQRDYPVIQGIILFIVVLIIVLNLLIDFIYTLVDPRVNLE